The Corynebacterium confusum genome has a window encoding:
- a CDS encoding TIGR04028 family ABC transporter substrate-binding protein — translation MKLLRTLTSLVAVAALAAGCATAPEGEGGGSDNVLTYLEPQFFRTLYPPAAGFYPNGGVVNQLTDRLLYQDPETLELSPWIATELPEVNEDATEYTFNIRTDVTYSDGSPLTAENVVANFDLYGLGDSDRTLTASEQISNYERGEVIDEDTVRFHFSAPSPGFLQATASYNAGLLSDESLKLDNEGFGPGNARNVIGSGPFVVEHEEIGTDLVLKTREDYDWAPPEVRHQGRAAIDGVHYILAAEESVRTGAVLSGQTDIARQISAPQEGLLESRGVNIVTRGTNSMNNQLAFRFDHPLLQDQRVREAIIHGIDRQEILRVLFSDAYPLATSTVAETGLGYQDQGDAYAYDPDTARELLAEAGWEPGPDGILTKDGKRLVLRSNTALPQPRSKEVMTMVQDQLGELGIGVEINAGDQATQNADAKDIDKVQLYHSMVARADYDAITSFYSINNRDAFLNQDSAGEPIDAHLEQLLDRVVSVTGTQEREQAVQEAQDYITEKAYALPLFEEPQVYAVAEGVEGFRPEAVARPWFYEVEEIN, via the coding sequence GTGAAACTACTCAGAACCCTCACCAGTCTAGTCGCCGTGGCAGCGCTGGCCGCTGGGTGCGCCACCGCGCCGGAAGGGGAAGGCGGCGGCTCCGACAACGTCCTGACGTACCTGGAGCCGCAGTTCTTCCGCACTCTCTACCCGCCGGCCGCCGGCTTCTACCCGAACGGCGGCGTGGTCAACCAGCTCACCGACCGGCTGCTCTACCAAGACCCGGAGACCCTGGAACTTTCTCCCTGGATTGCCACGGAGCTGCCCGAAGTCAACGAGGACGCCACCGAATACACCTTCAATATCCGCACGGACGTGACCTACTCCGACGGATCCCCGCTGACGGCGGAGAACGTGGTGGCGAACTTCGATCTCTACGGGCTGGGCGACAGCGACCGCACGCTGACCGCCTCCGAGCAGATTTCCAACTACGAGCGCGGCGAGGTTATCGACGAAGACACCGTGCGTTTCCACTTCTCCGCCCCCTCACCGGGCTTTTTGCAGGCCACCGCCTCCTATAACGCGGGCTTGCTCTCGGACGAGTCGCTCAAGCTGGACAACGAAGGCTTCGGTCCCGGCAACGCGCGCAACGTCATCGGCTCGGGCCCTTTCGTGGTCGAGCACGAGGAGATCGGCACCGACCTGGTGTTAAAGACCCGCGAGGACTACGACTGGGCGCCGCCCGAAGTGCGCCACCAGGGCCGGGCCGCCATCGACGGCGTGCACTACATCCTGGCCGCCGAGGAATCCGTGCGGACCGGCGCGGTGTTGTCCGGCCAGACGGATATCGCCCGCCAGATTTCGGCGCCGCAGGAGGGCCTGCTGGAATCCCGCGGGGTCAACATCGTCACCCGCGGCACCAACTCGATGAACAACCAGCTGGCCTTCCGCTTCGACCACCCGCTGCTGCAAGACCAGCGGGTGCGCGAGGCGATTATCCACGGCATCGACAGGCAGGAAATCCTGCGCGTGCTCTTCTCCGACGCCTACCCGCTGGCCACCTCCACCGTGGCCGAAACCGGGCTGGGCTACCAGGACCAGGGTGATGCCTACGCCTACGACCCGGACACGGCGCGCGAGCTGCTGGCAGAAGCCGGCTGGGAACCGGGCCCGGACGGGATCCTCACCAAGGACGGCAAGCGCCTGGTGCTGCGCTCGAACACGGCGCTGCCGCAGCCGCGATCCAAGGAGGTCATGACGATGGTTCAGGACCAGCTGGGTGAGCTCGGCATCGGCGTGGAGATTAACGCCGGCGACCAGGCCACGCAGAACGCGGACGCCAAGGACATCGACAAGGTGCAGCTGTACCACTCCATGGTCGCGCGCGCCGACTACGACGCGATTACGTCCTTCTACAGCATCAACAACCGCGACGCCTTCCTCAACCAGGATTCCGCCGGCGAGCCCATCGACGCCCACCTGGAGCAGTTGCTCGACCGCGTCGTCTCCGTCACTGGCACCCAGGAGCGCGAACAGGCGGTCCAGGAAGCCCAGGATTACATCACGGAGAAGGCCTACGCGCTGCCGCTGTTCGAGGAGCCGCAGGTCTACGCGGTCGCCGAGGGCGTGGAAGGCTTCCGGCCGGAGGCCGTCGCACGCCCCTGGTTCTACGAGGTGGAGGAGAT
- a CDS encoding FAD/NAD(P)-binding protein, which yields MKTLSAPLAVAIVGMGPRGISVIERLAAHLHEHPSTPPITLHLIDDAEHGAGRIWETDQTRTLCMNTLAGAVTLFTEPESTLTAPALEGPILYEWIQILRGDDPAAAGISESKVELFRQFPPTVDRAFATELDESRPESHPSRALYGAYLRWVLTVALAQLPDEVQVVHHFSRATGIADAGDHDILTLADGSQVTANKTVLAYGWQVPAANDEEQRLAAADLNWVRPDNPVEQPVEEIPAGQKVLVRGLGMGFFDVMALVTINRGGEFVADDSARGGLRYQPSGREPQLVVTSGRGYPYLPKSQYHSLPPKANLSRFKAALADLGDDFDFGAEVLPALVRDAYAAYYPERAAEIDAAELHDDTLPSLAAELTAALDCEFRLDYWMNPLASYDGDDPTGFIAAGLERDIAESQAGRDSRLKAALGAISAARKPASIAGSEGRMSWHSRTSSYREFMAFGQMIGSGPPLFRTQQLLALIDAGLVTFLGDHPHLEIGEEFTLRTRFGAASSDWLVDAWMHQPDVRHAVDPMSVSIQARTRPFYDHGHPTGSPETTWQRRTVHPDDTVDERLHIIGIPTYAQWPDTTISPMPGTDPLMLQETDRTAGDLLA from the coding sequence ATGAAGACATTGTCAGCACCGTTAGCCGTGGCCATCGTGGGGATGGGCCCGCGGGGAATCTCCGTCATTGAACGCCTCGCCGCCCACCTGCACGAGCACCCCTCCACCCCACCTATCACCCTGCACCTCATCGACGACGCCGAGCACGGCGCCGGCCGCATCTGGGAGACCGACCAGACCCGCACCCTGTGCATGAACACCCTGGCCGGCGCGGTCACCCTGTTCACCGAGCCGGAGTCCACCCTCACCGCCCCGGCGCTGGAAGGCCCCATCCTCTACGAGTGGATCCAGATCCTGCGCGGCGACGACCCGGCCGCGGCCGGCATCAGCGAGTCCAAGGTGGAGCTGTTCCGCCAGTTCCCGCCCACCGTCGACCGCGCGTTTGCCACCGAGCTCGACGAGTCCCGCCCCGAGTCCCACCCCTCCCGCGCCCTCTACGGCGCCTACCTGCGTTGGGTGCTGACCGTCGCGCTGGCGCAGCTGCCCGATGAGGTCCAGGTGGTCCACCACTTCAGCCGCGCTACCGGCATCGCCGACGCCGGAGACCACGACATACTGACCCTGGCGGACGGTTCCCAGGTCACCGCCAACAAGACGGTGCTGGCCTACGGCTGGCAGGTGCCGGCGGCTAACGACGAAGAGCAGCGCCTAGCCGCCGCCGACCTCAACTGGGTGCGCCCCGACAACCCCGTTGAGCAGCCCGTCGAGGAAATCCCGGCCGGCCAGAAGGTGCTCGTGCGCGGGCTCGGTATGGGCTTCTTCGACGTCATGGCACTGGTGACCATCAACCGCGGCGGCGAGTTCGTCGCCGACGACTCCGCCCGCGGCGGCCTGCGCTACCAGCCGTCCGGCCGCGAGCCCCAGCTGGTTGTTACCTCCGGGCGCGGCTACCCCTACCTGCCGAAGTCCCAGTACCACTCCCTGCCGCCGAAGGCCAACCTGTCCCGCTTTAAGGCGGCGCTGGCGGACTTGGGCGACGACTTCGACTTCGGCGCCGAGGTCCTGCCCGCCCTAGTCCGCGACGCCTACGCCGCCTACTACCCCGAGCGCGCCGCCGAGATCGATGCCGCCGAGCTACACGACGACACCCTGCCCTCCCTGGCGGCCGAGCTCACCGCGGCCTTGGACTGCGAGTTCCGCCTCGACTACTGGATGAACCCGCTGGCCTCCTACGACGGCGACGACCCGACCGGCTTCATCGCCGCCGGGCTCGAGCGCGACATCGCCGAGTCCCAGGCCGGGCGCGACTCCCGTCTCAAGGCCGCCCTGGGGGCGATTTCTGCGGCGCGCAAACCCGCCTCCATCGCTGGCTCGGAAGGCCGCATGAGCTGGCACTCGCGCACGAGTTCCTACCGCGAATTCATGGCCTTTGGCCAGATGATTGGCTCCGGCCCGCCGCTGTTCCGCACCCAGCAGCTGCTCGCGCTCATCGATGCCGGCCTGGTCACCTTCTTAGGCGATCACCCGCACCTGGAAATCGGCGAAGAATTCACCCTACGCACCCGCTTCGGCGCCGCCAGCTCCGACTGGCTCGTCGACGCCTGGATGCACCAGCCCGACGTGCGCCACGCCGTCGACCCGATGTCGGTGTCGATCCAGGCGCGCACGCGGCCCTTCTACGACCACGGGCACCCGACGGGCTCGCCGGAGACCACGTGGCAGCGCCGCACCGTCCACCCCGATGACACGGTGGACGAGCGGCTGCACATCATCGGCATCCCCACCTATGCCCAGTGGCCGGACACCACCATCTCCCCCATGCCAGGCACCGATCCCCTGATGCTGCAGGAGACCGACCGCACGGCCGGCGACCTGCTAGCTTAG
- a CDS encoding cystathionine gamma-synthase, with product MTQQTKQDLAQGFTSRAIHAGYHPDGHMGSINVPIYASTTFAQDGLAQLRGGFEYGRVANPTVRSLEQTLAALEDASFARVFSSGMAAIDTLIRILARPGDHVILGNDAYGGTYRLLHHDFGEWGIQLSVVDTTNPDEVAAAVRDNTRIIWLETPSNPALSVTDIAAVAEVKKHAALVVDNTFATPYLQNPLALGADHVVHSTTKYLGGHSDVLGGAVITNDAEVDERLLYFQGCVGAVSSPFDAYLTARGIKTLGVRMERHCSNAQAVAEYLAARPEVGQVYYPGLDDHPGHATAAGQMRGFGGMLSVRFHNPEHAEQFCLNTRLICLAESLGGVESLVEHPQKMTHASAEGSELVPPADMVRLSIGIEDEADLLADLAQALDALS from the coding sequence ATGACGCAGCAGACGAAGCAAGACCTCGCCCAGGGATTTACTTCCCGCGCCATCCACGCCGGCTACCACCCGGACGGACACATGGGGTCCATCAACGTGCCCATCTACGCCTCCACGACGTTTGCGCAGGACGGCCTCGCGCAGCTGCGCGGCGGCTTCGAATACGGCCGCGTGGCCAACCCGACGGTCCGCTCCCTGGAGCAGACCCTGGCAGCCCTGGAGGACGCCAGCTTTGCCCGCGTGTTCTCGTCGGGCATGGCGGCCATCGACACGCTCATCCGCATCCTGGCCCGCCCCGGCGATCACGTCATCCTGGGCAACGACGCCTACGGCGGCACCTACCGCCTGCTGCACCACGACTTTGGGGAGTGGGGCATTCAGTTGAGCGTCGTGGACACGACCAACCCGGACGAGGTCGCGGCCGCCGTGCGTGACAACACCCGGATCATCTGGCTGGAAACGCCCAGCAACCCGGCGCTGTCGGTCACGGATATCGCCGCCGTCGCGGAAGTGAAAAAGCACGCCGCGCTGGTGGTGGACAACACCTTCGCCACGCCCTATTTGCAAAACCCGCTGGCCCTGGGCGCGGACCATGTGGTGCACTCGACCACCAAGTACCTGGGCGGCCACTCCGACGTCCTCGGCGGTGCCGTCATCACTAACGATGCCGAAGTGGACGAGCGCCTCCTGTACTTCCAGGGCTGCGTCGGCGCGGTGTCTTCGCCTTTCGATGCCTACCTCACCGCCCGCGGCATCAAAACCCTGGGCGTGCGCATGGAGCGCCACTGCTCCAACGCGCAGGCGGTCGCCGAATACCTGGCCGCCCGCCCCGAGGTCGGCCAGGTCTACTACCCGGGGCTGGACGACCACCCGGGTCACGCGACGGCCGCGGGCCAGATGCGCGGCTTCGGCGGCATGCTTTCGGTGCGCTTCCACAACCCTGAGCACGCGGAGCAGTTCTGCCTGAACACGCGCCTGATTTGTCTGGCGGAGTCGCTGGGCGGGGTCGAGTCCCTGGTCGAGCACCCGCAGAAGATGACGCACGCCTCGGCGGAAGGCTCCGAGCTGGTGCCGCCGGCGGACATGGTGCGCCTGTCGATTGGCATTGAGGACGAGGCCGACCTGCTGGCCGACCTCGCCCAGGCGCTGGACGCCCTAAGCTAG
- a CDS encoding mechanosensitive ion channel family protein, translating to MSLTVLASSASTTAVDTVSNWWEDEQVRSWVIERPVKIVVILLIAIVSQWVLRRVINKLASKAAQTPSGTAIPRLPLTVKPTKAQREEESRQQAAMNRSQENRRKSRIKTLAGVSKSAVGIVIWSLAALLILDQLGVNIAPLIASAGVVGVALGFGAQSLVKDFLSGVFMLLEDQYGIGDTINVGEDIIGDVEDITLRVTKVRDIDGTLWTVRNGEILRIGNFSDHYAICRLQIPVGLSNNAKEAWHVIEAAVAEAVKDPAIKNEVIDDPVLNGISAWEPDYISYRISIKTMPGQQWHVQRHAQAHILDAMQAAGISTPYPYGVGIMRKADES from the coding sequence ATGAGTCTCACAGTGTTAGCTAGTTCCGCCAGCACCACTGCCGTCGACACGGTCAGCAATTGGTGGGAGGACGAACAGGTCCGCTCGTGGGTCATCGAACGCCCCGTCAAGATCGTGGTCATCCTGCTGATCGCCATCGTCTCGCAGTGGGTGCTGCGGCGCGTCATCAACAAGCTGGCCAGCAAGGCCGCGCAGACCCCCAGCGGCACCGCCATCCCGCGGCTGCCCCTGACCGTTAAGCCCACCAAGGCGCAGCGCGAAGAGGAAAGCCGCCAGCAGGCCGCTATGAACCGCAGCCAGGAGAACCGGCGCAAGTCCCGCATCAAGACGCTGGCCGGGGTCAGCAAATCGGCCGTGGGCATCGTCATCTGGAGCTTGGCCGCCCTGCTCATCCTGGACCAGCTCGGCGTTAATATCGCGCCGCTTATCGCTTCGGCCGGTGTGGTTGGTGTCGCCCTTGGTTTCGGCGCGCAGTCGCTGGTCAAGGACTTCCTGTCCGGTGTCTTCATGCTGCTGGAGGACCAGTACGGCATCGGCGACACCATCAACGTGGGCGAGGACATCATCGGTGACGTCGAGGACATCACCCTGCGCGTGACCAAGGTACGCGACATCGACGGGACCCTGTGGACGGTCCGCAACGGTGAGATCCTGCGCATCGGCAACTTCTCCGATCACTACGCCATCTGCCGCCTGCAGATCCCCGTTGGCCTGTCGAACAACGCGAAGGAGGCCTGGCACGTCATCGAGGCGGCCGTCGCCGAGGCGGTCAAGGACCCAGCCATCAAGAACGAGGTCATCGACGACCCCGTCCTCAATGGCATCTCCGCCTGGGAGCCGGACTACATCTCCTACCGCATTTCCATCAAGACGATGCCCGGCCAGCAGTGGCACGTCCAGCGTCACGCCCAAGCGCACATCCTGGACGCCATGCAGGCAGCCGGCATCTCCACCCCGTACCCCTACGGCGTGGGCATCATGCGGAAGGCGGACGAGAGCTAA
- a CDS encoding globin, producing the protein MQPSSVYDAIGGEETFRRLVAGFYARVRDDDILAPMYPADDFDGAAQRLQWFLAQYWGGPAEFNANRGAPRLRMRHVHFPIDSAAAQRWLDLMGASLDDIDEETIPPAYRAMIWDHMQRVAAMLINRPD; encoded by the coding sequence ATGCAGCCCAGCAGCGTTTACGATGCCATCGGGGGCGAGGAAACCTTCCGCCGCCTGGTCGCAGGTTTCTACGCCCGCGTGCGCGACGACGACATCCTAGCGCCCATGTACCCGGCCGATGACTTCGACGGCGCCGCGCAGCGATTGCAGTGGTTCCTCGCGCAGTATTGGGGCGGGCCCGCCGAGTTCAACGCCAACCGCGGCGCCCCGCGTCTCCGGATGCGGCATGTGCACTTCCCCATCGATTCCGCCGCCGCCCAGCGTTGGCTGGACCTGATGGGTGCCTCCCTGGACGACATCGATGAGGAGACCATCCCGCCGGCGTACCGCGCGATGATCTGGGATCACATGCAGCGCGTCGCCGCGATGCTCATCAACCGACCGGATTAG
- a CDS encoding HNH endonuclease signature motif containing protein → MVLDNAFRRVRNQNDAWAMLIQLCNTPGTTTQLRRLANQKVLQLNRPTPPAEGIRVTRRKNGPSTFSITGDPQLVENLWASIKTIPDVEALFSGGLEKQPKTTHVVISLPDWVRILSGDGDEITVQLSNGTTMTGADYIRQSPLDAGLATLVDPRRGPVNQYRYQRHASPKQKDMAKAETTRCAWPNCRKPADECQVHHIHSWADGGETNQENLTLLCEFHNSWNDDDPTYPRHGRINRRHGRVTWDPPWSSGP, encoded by the coding sequence GTGGTGTTGGACAACGCCTTCCGCCGAGTACGCAACCAGAACGACGCCTGGGCCATGCTCATCCAACTGTGCAACACACCCGGCACCACCACACAACTGCGCCGCCTGGCCAACCAAAAAGTACTCCAGCTCAACCGCCCGACCCCACCCGCCGAAGGAATACGCGTGACCCGCCGCAAAAACGGCCCCAGTACTTTCTCTATTACCGGGGACCCGCAGCTGGTAGAAAACCTCTGGGCATCAATCAAGACCATCCCCGACGTCGAAGCCTTGTTCAGCGGCGGCCTCGAAAAGCAACCCAAGACCACCCACGTGGTGATCTCCCTGCCCGACTGGGTGCGCATCCTGTCAGGTGACGGCGACGAGATCACCGTGCAGCTCAGCAACGGCACCACCATGACCGGTGCCGACTACATCCGCCAAAGCCCACTGGATGCGGGCCTGGCCACCTTGGTGGATCCTAGGCGCGGGCCGGTCAACCAATACCGCTACCAACGGCACGCCTCGCCGAAACAGAAGGACATGGCCAAAGCCGAAACCACCCGGTGCGCCTGGCCAAACTGCCGCAAACCCGCCGACGAGTGCCAAGTCCACCACATCCACTCCTGGGCAGACGGCGGAGAAACCAACCAAGAAAACCTCACCTTGTTGTGTGAGTTCCACAATTCCTGGAACGACGACGACCCGACCTACCCCAGACACGGCAGGATCAACCGAAGACACGGCAGGGTCACCTGGGACCCACCCTGGAGCAGCGGGCCCTAA
- a CDS encoding IS256 family transposase, which produces MTTVSPKKSHDPARVNEISEKLMENPEVASLISELSASADDASELVKGLLQASINAGLKAEMDAHLGYGHSDRNAKAQVETSQENNHRNGSYIKTVNSGYGAVEVTVPRDRAGTFIPRMVPKGARRLTELDDMIVSLYAGGMTVRDICHHLATTLGVDMSPDTISTITDAVLEEVMIWQNRQLDEFYPVIFLDALRVKIRDGHRVVNKACYMAVGVDMDGIKHILGLWIAENEGAAFWASVCADLANRGVQDVFIVCCDGLKGLPEAVEATWPNSMVQTCIVHLIRAANRWVSYQDRKSVSRALREVYTATNEDTARANLDAFEASELGLKYPQSVKVWRDAWERFVPFLQFPPAARRVLYTTNSIESLNAQLRKATRNRGQFPNDTAALKTLWLMICNIEDKRAAQRAKKAKRNIECNGYIEGAKATGWKQAINQLAVAYPNRFADYL; this is translated from the coding sequence ATGACTACGGTGTCACCGAAGAAAAGCCATGACCCGGCGAGGGTCAACGAGATCAGCGAGAAGCTGATGGAAAACCCTGAGGTCGCCAGCTTGATCAGCGAGCTGTCGGCTTCCGCTGATGATGCAAGCGAGCTGGTCAAAGGCCTGTTGCAGGCATCGATCAACGCTGGTCTTAAGGCGGAGATGGATGCGCACTTGGGCTACGGCCATTCCGACCGCAACGCCAAAGCCCAGGTCGAAACCTCACAGGAGAATAACCACCGCAATGGGTCGTACATCAAGACCGTCAATTCTGGATACGGCGCGGTGGAAGTAACTGTGCCCAGGGATCGTGCCGGCACGTTTATTCCCCGCATGGTGCCCAAGGGCGCACGCAGGCTCACAGAGCTCGACGACATGATCGTCTCGCTGTATGCCGGCGGGATGACAGTGCGCGATATTTGCCATCATCTCGCGACCACCCTTGGGGTGGATATGAGCCCCGATACGATCAGCACCATTACCGATGCGGTCTTGGAAGAGGTCATGATCTGGCAAAACCGCCAGCTCGACGAGTTTTACCCAGTGATCTTCCTCGACGCCCTACGCGTGAAGATCCGTGACGGCCACCGCGTGGTCAACAAGGCTTGCTACATGGCGGTTGGTGTCGACATGGACGGCATCAAGCACATCCTGGGATTGTGGATCGCTGAAAATGAAGGCGCCGCATTCTGGGCATCGGTGTGCGCAGATCTGGCCAACCGCGGGGTCCAGGACGTGTTCATCGTCTGCTGCGACGGGCTCAAAGGCCTGCCAGAAGCCGTGGAGGCAACCTGGCCGAATTCCATGGTGCAGACCTGCATTGTGCACCTGATTCGAGCTGCGAACCGGTGGGTGTCTTATCAGGACCGCAAATCTGTCTCCCGCGCGCTGCGTGAGGTCTACACCGCCACCAATGAGGACACCGCACGCGCCAACCTGGATGCTTTCGAGGCCAGTGAACTGGGCCTAAAATACCCCCAGTCGGTCAAAGTCTGGCGCGACGCCTGGGAGCGGTTCGTGCCGTTTCTACAGTTCCCGCCTGCGGCCAGGCGAGTGCTCTACACCACCAATTCGATCGAGTCACTCAACGCGCAACTGCGTAAAGCTACCCGTAACAGGGGCCAATTCCCGAACGATACCGCAGCACTGAAGACGCTGTGGCTGATGATCTGCAACATCGAAGACAAGCGTGCTGCCCAGCGGGCGAAGAAAGCCAAGCGCAACATTGAGTGCAACGGCTATATTGAAGGAGCGAAAGCCACCGGGTGGAAACAAGCCATCAACCAACTAGCCGTGGCTTACCCCAACCGATTCGCGGACTACTTGTAA
- a CDS encoding ABC transporter ATP-binding protein has product MNTIIETRDLQKSFSINRKERELVIKGIDFSVAESEFVSIVGPSGSGKSTFLYCISGLEQADSGQSFLCGFDLVAASRNKRSEVRRKNASFIFQDYNLVDSMTAWENVQLGLRFVSKKMRKSELTSLFEKFGLADRKNYYPAQLSGGQRQRVAIIRALAVRPRVLFADEPTGALDSKSSALVMKELSDLSRQGTAVVMVTHDLEVAAQAQRVIVLSDGALVRKINDPTAEDLFEALGNQRRR; this is encoded by the coding sequence ATGAATACTATTATTGAAACCCGGGATCTGCAGAAGTCGTTCTCAATCAATAGGAAAGAGCGCGAACTAGTAATCAAGGGTATTGATTTTTCCGTTGCTGAGAGCGAATTCGTGTCGATTGTCGGTCCGTCGGGATCTGGCAAGTCGACGTTTCTTTATTGCATTTCCGGACTTGAGCAAGCTGACTCTGGGCAAAGCTTTCTGTGTGGTTTTGATTTGGTGGCTGCCTCCAGGAATAAGCGAAGTGAGGTCCGCCGAAAAAATGCTAGTTTCATCTTCCAAGATTACAACTTGGTGGACTCGATGACAGCGTGGGAAAACGTCCAGTTAGGTTTGCGATTCGTTTCTAAGAAGATGAGAAAGAGTGAGCTGACCAGTCTTTTTGAGAAGTTCGGGTTGGCTGACCGGAAGAATTACTATCCAGCTCAGCTTTCGGGAGGGCAGCGTCAGCGTGTAGCGATTATTAGGGCCTTAGCAGTCAGGCCACGCGTGCTATTTGCGGATGAACCGACGGGTGCTCTGGATTCGAAGTCGAGCGCTCTAGTGATGAAAGAACTTTCGGATCTCAGCCGCCAAGGTACCGCAGTTGTAATGGTGACCCATGACTTGGAAGTAGCAGCTCAGGCTCAACGCGTCATTGTCTTGTCCGACGGAGCGCTGGTAAGAAAGATTAATGATCCAACGGCAGAGGATCTATTTGAGGCTTTAGGAAACCAAAGAAGAAGGTAA
- a CDS encoding FtsX-like permease family protein codes for MASWMLSLSLGMTIVGAQASETDAGEQFSAMGGLQIALTCLAVLMCLPSVVKVAIRRDSRRIALWQVIGASPRSARFRYIGIATMSALVGAFVGGILAFLSWPTFGDIIAHTGFLMLPSLSEPLSGWAWSFGPGASFVVLVLALFLGTGKLRKVEPVEAVMDIPEQASSRGIVRLLASMFILSGLLVGYISIASTSPIDDMERLGGLLSSYWGIGLGLLLAYGISDRVVIRPVVSLIGWLLPLNFLDSWVLARTTARRRATLSTSVITPLVVAAASVGCIFGMVNQTKNIMMASGASESDLQVSPTSQIVLIFGAPVIVAAFAGVIAVYLTNEWRRHDVALLQTLGATTSSIRWSAVFECLIYFLSAVVISTMILGTNALAMGAALGNGPVPGAGPAWVGNETYFLLIGGFSLLAISIVLPTLQETKTLNMTAIAR; via the coding sequence GTGGCTTCGTGGATGCTTTCTCTTTCCCTAGGGATGACAATTGTCGGTGCGCAAGCCTCTGAGACAGATGCTGGTGAGCAGTTCTCCGCGATGGGTGGGCTTCAGATTGCGTTGACATGCCTGGCAGTGCTGATGTGTCTTCCTTCTGTTGTGAAAGTTGCTATCCGTCGTGATTCGCGTCGTATTGCCCTTTGGCAGGTGATCGGAGCTTCTCCCCGAAGCGCGAGGTTTCGATATATCGGGATAGCTACTATGAGTGCTCTGGTGGGTGCTTTCGTCGGAGGTATTTTAGCTTTTCTGTCATGGCCAACTTTCGGCGATATTATCGCTCATACCGGGTTCCTAATGTTACCTAGTTTATCTGAACCGTTGTCTGGTTGGGCCTGGAGTTTTGGACCTGGGGCATCTTTTGTGGTGTTGGTTCTAGCGTTGTTCTTGGGGACGGGAAAGCTGAGAAAGGTTGAGCCGGTGGAAGCGGTCATGGATATCCCTGAGCAAGCTTCTTCTCGCGGAATTGTCCGCCTTCTAGCCTCCATGTTTATTTTGAGTGGATTACTTGTTGGATACATTAGTATTGCCTCTACGTCGCCAATTGATGATATGGAGCGCCTCGGTGGCCTACTCTCGTCATATTGGGGTATTGGGCTTGGGCTATTGTTGGCTTACGGCATATCTGATCGGGTTGTTATCCGCCCAGTTGTCAGCCTAATTGGGTGGTTACTGCCGTTGAACTTTTTAGATAGTTGGGTACTTGCCCGAACTACTGCTCGTCGACGCGCTACGTTGTCTACATCAGTGATCACGCCCCTTGTAGTTGCTGCGGCTTCGGTGGGTTGTATCTTCGGTATGGTTAATCAAACTAAGAATATTATGATGGCCTCGGGGGCAAGTGAGTCTGACCTTCAAGTTAGCCCTACCAGCCAGATTGTCTTGATTTTCGGTGCTCCCGTCATTGTCGCCGCATTTGCGGGAGTGATAGCTGTCTATCTCACCAACGAGTGGAGAAGGCATGATGTTGCTTTGCTGCAAACTTTGGGTGCTACCACTTCTTCTATTCGGTGGTCGGCTGTCTTTGAATGCTTGATCTATTTTCTGTCAGCGGTCGTGATCTCCACGATGATCTTAGGTACCAATGCTCTAGCTATGGGAGCAGCGTTGGGTAATGGTCCCGTCCCTGGCGCAGGCCCAGCATGGGTGGGCAACGAAACATACTTTTTGCTTATAGGCGGATTTTCACTATTGGCAATATCCATCGTCCTTCCGACTCTTCAGGAAACAAAGACGCTCAATATGACTGCTATCGCACGCTAA
- a CDS encoding acyl-CoA thioesterase, which translates to MSIHTHEVPVRWSDFDRYGHLMNANYVELAQEARLAFAEDKFYSQGHEFAAFVRHLDLDFRLPIEPRGTTSVVVETQVVELGNSSLTTRQEIKDKNGRVACVVECVQVAVDLETQRPRPLSDAERDILTQVGEE; encoded by the coding sequence ATGTCCATCCACACCCACGAGGTACCGGTCCGCTGGTCGGATTTCGATCGCTATGGCCACTTGATGAACGCGAACTACGTCGAGCTCGCACAGGAAGCGCGGCTGGCGTTCGCGGAAGACAAGTTCTACTCGCAGGGGCACGAATTCGCAGCTTTCGTGCGACACTTGGACTTGGACTTCCGCCTGCCCATCGAGCCGCGCGGCACCACCTCCGTGGTGGTCGAGACGCAGGTCGTCGAACTGGGCAACAGCTCCCTGACCACACGCCAGGAGATCAAGGACAAGAACGGCCGGGTCGCCTGCGTGGTGGAATGCGTACAGGTCGCCGTGGATCTAGAGACCCAGCGCCCCCGCCCGCTTAGCGATGCCGAGCGCGACATCCTCACCCAGGTAGGGGAAGAGTAG